The following are from one region of the Hyalangium gracile genome:
- a CDS encoding CheR family methyltransferase, whose protein sequence is MTSARPGSLIHAYITTRTGMALSDNQRRRLDERLAVLRGSLSEQQYLMHLQSASGAAELSTLISVVAVHKTDLFRDEVQLGDFRTQVLVPLVAKSAGRPLRFWSAGCATGEEVATLLMMLDEAGADPGSSVLGTDISEAALNRARTLSFSAEQVRRLPAVLRERYFMPDGSRSLLVPELRERANFHLHNLMETPYPTAGGNEGFDVIFCRNVLIYFTAEAFERVVLALAERLAPGGTLVLSAAEPLLQAPPSLRVIRSEHAFFYVRTPNLLAAPSSRHLLTGGGASEPFSSGLERRRDAGAFPVVAPSAPSERPREQGAAPPQPPPAPAPEWPKETGAPPGPPPTTSGEPRRDSGRYATVPGEPRRDSGRYATVGTEPRRDSGRYASVPGEPRRESGSYATVPGEPRRDSGRYATVGTEPRRDSGRYASVPGEPRRDSGSFATVAPEPRRESGSHATVSPEPRRDSGRHAAVPSGSWPAGSPQSGSFPAVMPSEGYGAPDGSEEHPLLAEADSLFAQVLDGVGETDSQTEDYLRRCLALDPDLSAARYLLGMLLELREAFAEAASEYRRALRSLEDGRARHTPFFLNHSRLRVACAKAIERMEGGGKPR, encoded by the coding sequence GTGACGTCGGCTCGGCCAGGCTCGCTCATCCACGCGTACATCACCACGCGGACGGGCATGGCCCTGAGTGACAACCAGAGGCGCAGGCTGGACGAGCGGCTGGCGGTGCTCCGGGGCTCGCTCTCGGAGCAGCAGTACCTGATGCACCTGCAGTCCGCGTCGGGCGCGGCGGAGCTGTCCACGCTCATCTCCGTGGTGGCCGTCCACAAGACGGACCTGTTCCGGGACGAGGTGCAGCTGGGGGACTTCCGCACCCAGGTGCTCGTGCCGCTGGTGGCGAAGTCGGCGGGGCGGCCGCTGCGCTTCTGGAGCGCGGGCTGCGCCACGGGCGAGGAGGTGGCCACGCTCCTGATGATGCTCGACGAGGCGGGGGCGGATCCGGGCAGCTCGGTGCTGGGGACGGACATCTCCGAGGCGGCGCTCAACCGGGCGCGGACGCTGAGCTTCTCCGCGGAGCAGGTGCGCCGGCTGCCGGCCGTGCTCCGCGAGCGCTACTTCATGCCCGACGGCTCGCGCAGCCTGCTGGTGCCGGAGCTGCGCGAGCGCGCCAACTTCCATCTCCACAACCTGATGGAGACGCCGTACCCCACCGCCGGCGGCAACGAGGGCTTCGACGTCATCTTCTGCCGCAACGTCCTCATCTACTTCACGGCGGAGGCGTTCGAGCGGGTGGTGCTCGCGCTGGCGGAGCGGCTCGCGCCCGGGGGGACGCTGGTGCTCTCCGCCGCGGAGCCGCTGCTGCAAGCCCCGCCCAGCCTGCGCGTCATCCGCAGCGAGCACGCCTTCTTCTATGTGCGCACGCCGAACCTGCTGGCGGCACCTTCGTCCCGGCACCTGCTGACGGGAGGGGGCGCGAGCGAGCCGTTCTCGTCCGGCCTCGAGCGCCGCAGGGACGCGGGGGCCTTTCCGGTGGTAGCGCCCTCGGCGCCTTCGGAGCGTCCGCGGGAGCAGGGGGCCGCGCCGCCCCAGCCACCCCCTGCTCCAGCGCCCGAGTGGCCGAAGGAGACAGGGGCTCCTCCAGGTCCGCCTCCCACGACGAGCGGCGAGCCTCGGAGGGACTCCGGGCGCTACGCCACGGTGCCGGGTGAGCCGCGGAGGGACTCCGGGCGCTACGCCACGGTGGGGACGGAGCCTCGGCGGGACTCGGGGCGCTACGCCAGCGTACCGGGTGAGCCGAGGCGTGAATCGGGCAGCTACGCCACGGTGCCGGGTGAGCCGCGGAGGGACTCGGGGCGCTACGCCACGGTGGGGACGGAGCCTCGGCGGGACTCCGGGCGCTACGCCAGCGTGCCGGGTGAGCCTCGGCGGGACTCCGGGAGCTTTGCCACGGTTGCTCCCGAGCCTCGGCGTGAATCGGGGAGCCATGCCACCGTGTCTCCCGAGCCACGGCGTGACTCGGGCCGCCATGCCGCCGTGCCTTCCGGCTCGTGGCCCGCTGGCAGTCCCCAGTCCGGCTCGTTCCCAGCGGTCATGCCCTCCGAGGGGTATGGCGCCCCGGATGGGTCCGAGGAGCACCCGCTGCTCGCCGAGGCCGACAGCCTCTTCGCCCAGGTGCTCGACGGGGTAGGGGAGACGGACTCGCAGACGGAGGACTACCTGCGGCGCTGCCTGGCGCTGGATCCGGACCTCTCCGCCGCGCGCTACCTGCTGGGAATGCTGCTGGAGCTGCGGGAGGCGTTCGCCGAGGCCGCCTCCGAGTACCGCCGCGCCCTGCGCTCCCTGGAGGACGGCCGGGCGCGCCACACCCCCTTCTTCCTCAACCACTCCCGCCTCCGGGTGGCCTGCGCGAAGGCCATCGAGCGCATGGAGGGGGGCGGCAAGCCCCGCTGA
- a CDS encoding tetratricopeptide repeat protein, whose translation MRRLALLSLLALSGCFYPADRGRALEAKVDRLSADNTRLNEELKQAREQLAATLPRIDEKVAQVTQALDSLEKGSRRNDADIGIQLQKTVEDLANLRGQVETYLYRIGELETALGRLTSEAEKKQLSQQGPDALKEAEARKQAETLKRPEDKKEFLALAQDKAKAGELPLARQLYSEFMKKWAKDPLMGEAHFGLGETYFTEEKCREALFEYGKVIQDFAKTPSAPRAYLRSSDCFAKLKMTEESRLALEELIKSFPKSEEAKTAKTKIAELDKAKKKPAPAPAPAKKGTK comes from the coding sequence ATGAGAAGGCTCGCCCTGCTCTCCCTGCTCGCTCTCTCGGGCTGCTTCTACCCAGCCGACCGCGGCCGTGCGCTCGAGGCCAAGGTCGACAGGCTCAGCGCGGACAACACCCGGCTCAACGAGGAGCTGAAGCAGGCGCGCGAGCAGCTCGCCGCCACGCTGCCTCGCATCGACGAGAAGGTCGCCCAGGTCACCCAGGCGCTGGACAGCCTGGAGAAGGGCTCGCGCCGCAACGACGCGGACATCGGCATCCAGCTGCAGAAGACGGTGGAGGACCTTGCGAACCTGCGCGGGCAGGTGGAGACGTACCTCTACCGCATTGGCGAATTGGAGACGGCGCTCGGCCGGCTCACCTCCGAGGCGGAGAAGAAGCAGCTGTCGCAGCAGGGGCCGGACGCGCTGAAGGAGGCCGAGGCCAGGAAGCAGGCCGAGACCCTGAAGCGTCCGGAGGACAAGAAGGAGTTCCTGGCGCTGGCCCAGGACAAGGCGAAGGCGGGGGAGTTGCCCCTGGCGCGCCAGCTCTACTCGGAGTTCATGAAGAAGTGGGCCAAGGATCCCCTCATGGGCGAGGCCCACTTCGGCCTGGGAGAGACGTACTTCACCGAGGAGAAGTGCCGCGAGGCCCTCTTCGAGTACGGCAAGGTCATCCAGGACTTCGCGAAGACGCCGTCCGCGCCGCGGGCGTACCTGCGCTCCTCGGACTGCTTCGCGAAGCTGAAGATGACGGAGGAGTCCCGGCTGGCGCTGGAGGAGCTCATCAAGAGCTTCCCCAAGTCCGAGGAAGCCAAGACGGCCAAGACGAAGATCGCCGAGCTGGACAAGGCGAAGAAGAAGCCGGCGCCGGCACCGGCGCCCGCGAAGAAGGGAACCAAATGA
- a CDS encoding bifunctional UDP-sugar hydrolase/5'-nucleotidase, whose protein sequence is MAIEAERAKGAAVLVLDAGNALFKFPNSTGDKNEKARAELLLKQMDAMGTVAMAVGARDLTLGLNFLRNGAKGAKMKLLSANLVDKEGKPVFPASTVATVGGLKIGVVGASPEGTLPESKGLPVGPAVLAEARRLREKEKVDVVVLLAAVPYEVTRRLASQAEGVDFVMQSHEGRGPGVAYRDGLATMVPPGERGRQVARLELAVSGPGTFQDLATAGQAKESLKNLEANLKRAKERLAATKDEAARKALEETVASFEARRAALQKDAKLDATGMARTHQLSYIQLGADKPSDPAVQKLVERIEPPGSSDHGHPH, encoded by the coding sequence ATGGCGATTGAAGCAGAGCGTGCGAAGGGCGCGGCGGTGCTCGTGTTGGATGCGGGCAATGCGCTCTTCAAGTTCCCCAACAGCACCGGAGACAAGAACGAGAAGGCGCGAGCGGAGCTCTTGCTCAAGCAGATGGACGCGATGGGCACCGTGGCCATGGCCGTGGGCGCGCGCGACCTGACGCTGGGGCTTAACTTCCTGCGCAACGGGGCCAAGGGCGCGAAGATGAAGCTCCTGTCCGCCAACCTGGTGGACAAGGAGGGCAAGCCCGTGTTCCCGGCCTCCACGGTGGCCACCGTGGGAGGGCTCAAGATCGGCGTGGTGGGAGCCTCGCCGGAGGGCACGCTGCCGGAGTCCAAGGGGCTGCCGGTGGGCCCGGCCGTGCTCGCCGAGGCCAGGCGCCTGCGCGAAAAGGAGAAGGTGGACGTGGTGGTGCTGCTCGCCGCGGTGCCCTACGAGGTGACGCGGCGGCTGGCCTCGCAGGCCGAGGGTGTGGACTTCGTCATGCAGTCCCACGAGGGCCGAGGCCCGGGCGTTGCCTACCGCGACGGCCTGGCCACCATGGTTCCTCCCGGGGAGCGGGGGCGCCAGGTGGCGCGCCTGGAACTGGCCGTGTCCGGCCCGGGCACGTTCCAGGACCTGGCCACCGCCGGTCAGGCCAAGGAGAGCCTGAAGAACCTGGAAGCCAACCTGAAACGGGCCAAGGAGCGGCTGGCGGCAACCAAGGACGAGGCTGCCCGGAAGGCACTCGAGGAGACGGTCGCCTCCTTCGAGGCCCGGCGGGCCGCCCTGCAGAAAGACGCGAAGCTCGACGCAACGGGGATGGCCCGTACGCATCAGTTGTCGTACATCCAGCTGGGGGCGGATAAGCCCTCGGATCCCGCCGTCCAGAAGCTGGTGGAGCGCATCGAGCCCCCGGGCTCGAGTGACCACGGACACCCACATTGA
- a CDS encoding DNA-methyltransferase, producing the protein MSAEATALKIADRSLSESLFAKGDAYRLYQGDSIELMNQFPEQQFDMVFADPPYFLSNGGFTCKSGKRASVQKGAWDVSRGVEEDHRFTTEWLKACQRVLKPTGTLWVSGTQHVIFNVGFAMQKLGFKLLNTVTWYKPNASPNLSCRYFTHSTELLIWASPRQTKTLQHTFNYARMKAENGGKQMRDVWNLPRTGEEELTADGAGRMWTQIAPRREEKAFGSHPTQKPVALLERIIEASTPEDAAILDPFNGSGTSGVASLKLGRRYTGIDLDPKYLELTKKRLDAVGR; encoded by the coding sequence ATGTCCGCGGAAGCCACAGCGCTGAAGATTGCTGACCGCTCCTTGAGCGAGAGCCTGTTCGCGAAGGGCGATGCGTACCGGCTGTACCAGGGTGACAGCATCGAGCTGATGAACCAGTTCCCCGAGCAGCAGTTCGACATGGTGTTCGCGGATCCGCCCTACTTCCTGTCCAACGGCGGCTTCACGTGCAAGAGCGGCAAGCGGGCCTCGGTGCAGAAGGGCGCCTGGGACGTGTCGCGGGGCGTGGAGGAGGACCACCGCTTCACCACCGAGTGGCTCAAGGCCTGCCAGCGGGTGCTCAAGCCCACGGGCACGCTGTGGGTGAGCGGCACCCAGCACGTCATCTTCAACGTCGGCTTCGCGATGCAGAAGCTGGGCTTCAAGCTGCTGAACACGGTGACCTGGTACAAGCCGAACGCCAGCCCCAACCTGTCGTGCCGCTACTTCACGCACTCCACGGAGCTGCTCATCTGGGCGTCGCCGCGGCAGACGAAGACGCTGCAGCACACGTTCAACTACGCGCGGATGAAGGCGGAGAACGGCGGCAAGCAGATGCGCGACGTGTGGAACCTGCCGCGCACGGGCGAGGAGGAGCTGACGGCGGACGGCGCCGGGCGGATGTGGACGCAGATTGCGCCGCGCCGCGAGGAGAAGGCCTTCGGCAGCCACCCCACGCAGAAGCCGGTGGCGCTGCTGGAGCGCATCATCGAGGCGAGCACGCCGGAGGACGCGGCCATCCTGGACCCGTTCAACGGCAGCGGCACGAGCGGCGTGGCGTCGCTGAAGCTGGGCCGGCGCTACACGGGCATCGACCTGGATCCGAAGTACCTGGAGCTGACGAAGAAGCGCCTGGACGCCGTCGGCCGCTGA
- a CDS encoding fimbrial protein, whose translation MTMKCPKCGRPIEATGLQPGSNVTCVCGNVVAVPKKGMSRTLLWVLIAGGAVVLACPCLGVLSAIAIPNFIRYQARAKQAECKANLKSFYIAAQMAQESEGSQADLSKLGFNPERGNRYAYFLGPGAMEDRSGAQATGTEGAQAIGVDTFKFPTGRELTFRDLPPEVASQVGVSGQCPDCSITMACAGDVDNNALDAPDVWSISTRERQGPQGETILAGEPYNHVNDVTSD comes from the coding sequence ATGACGATGAAGTGCCCGAAGTGTGGTCGCCCCATCGAGGCGACCGGTTTGCAGCCTGGCTCCAACGTCACCTGTGTATGCGGCAACGTGGTGGCGGTGCCGAAGAAGGGCATGAGCCGCACGCTGCTGTGGGTGCTCATCGCTGGAGGAGCGGTGGTGCTGGCCTGCCCATGCCTGGGCGTGCTGTCGGCGATCGCCATCCCCAACTTCATCCGGTACCAGGCGCGGGCGAAGCAGGCGGAGTGCAAGGCCAACCTGAAGTCCTTCTACATCGCCGCCCAGATGGCACAGGAGTCGGAGGGCAGCCAGGCGGACCTCTCCAAGCTGGGCTTCAACCCGGAGCGGGGCAACCGCTACGCGTACTTCCTGGGGCCGGGGGCCATGGAGGATCGCAGCGGCGCCCAGGCCACGGGCACGGAGGGGGCGCAGGCCATCGGCGTGGACACGTTCAAGTTCCCGACGGGGCGTGAGCTCACGTTCAGGGATCTGCCGCCGGAGGTGGCCTCTCAGGTCGGGGTCTCGGGCCAGTGCCCGGACTGCTCCATCACCATGGCCTGCGCGGGGGACGTCGACAACAACGCCCTGGATGCGCCGGACGTGTGGAGCATCTCCACCCGCGAACGGCAGGGCCCGCAGGGGGAGACCATTCTCGCGGGAGAGCCCTACAACCACGTGAACGACGTCACCTCGGACTGA